Part of the Panicum virgatum strain AP13 chromosome 4N, P.virgatum_v5, whole genome shotgun sequence genome is shown below.
AATTTACTAGCTTTGCTTTGTTTTGGTGGAATGATCTTTGCAATGCTGGTAATGCTGCTGTTGTACCTCAAACTTGGCCTGTTTTGAAACAACATATGAAGTCTCATTTTGTTCCTCCTTATTACCAGCGTGATCTATGTTTAAAATTACAAAATTTAAAACATGGTGATAAAGGAGTAGAGGAATATTATCAGGAATTGCTTATTGGTCTAGCACGTTGTGGTATTCGTGAGGATGATGTTGATACTAGTGCTAGGTTCTTTGGTGGTTTAGATCGTGATATACAGGATATTCTTGATTACAAAGACTGGACTCGTTTTTCCCAATTGTACCATCTTGCTCTTAAGGCAGAACAGGGAGTACAGGGATGCCTCATTGTCCAACATTCTTTTAGGTCCAACACTGGGAGATCATTTCAGCAGTGTTTCGACGTTGAGAAGCCCAAGGCGCCTGTTGCTAAGCCCCCAGCAACACCACCAGCTCCTGCGCCAGCTTCTGAGGTAAGCAATGTGTCTACTGTGCAGGCCCAACAACACAAGAAGCATGCTATGCTTGAAAGGGGGTCTTCGAGTAGATCATCTACAATCATCGTGTGCCACCGTTGCAAGGGAATGGGACATGTCATGAAGGATTGTCCAAGTACTCGAGCTTTCATCGCTGCACctgatggtaatggatatgtaAGTGCTAGCGATGTTGAGGATGAATTGGTTCTTGCAGCTAACTTTGTTGCAGATTCGGAGGACGAGGGTGAGGCAATTGATTCTGCGGCTGCGACAAAGGACCTTCCTTGTCTTCTTGTGCAGCATGTGCTGACTTCTAAAGCAGAACATGAAGATGAGGAGAAAATCCAACGCAAGAATTTGTTCCACATGTTTCTCCAAGTTAAGGATTGCCGTGTTCTCAGCATAATTGATAGCGAAAGTTGCAGCAACTTGGTGAGTTCAGATTCGATCAAGAGGTTTGGTTTGCCCACTCGTTCTATTCCTCAGCCTTACTACCTTGAATGGTTCAACACTAGTGGTAAGACTAAGGTAACTAAATCAGCACGCATACACTTTTCGGTTGGTTTTTATCATGACTATGCTGATTTTGATGTTGTACCTATGCAATCATCTTCATTGTTGTTAGGACGACCATGGGAATTTGATGATGATAATGCACACCATGGTAGAACTAATACATACACTTTCATGCATAAGAAGAAAAAGATTACTTTGCTTCCTTTATCCCCAGCTGATATTAGGAAACATTTTAATGAGTTTGCTGCAAATGATAAGAAAACACCTCCTAGTAATGACTCTTGTGATGCTCAAACTAATGGAATTAAATTGAAGGATGGTGTTTATATTGCTACTAcatttgctgctgctgcgttaTGTGATAACTCTGATGCACCTTGTTAGCTTTGTCGGGATATGTGTTTTATTAACAATGATCTTGTGCCACATATTTTGCATCCTGttgtcactaaccttttgcaggaattTGATGCTAGGATGGAGTCGAGGATGACTccaattcaagaaggggaggatgatgaggacttCTCCATGCTGGACATGCACAAACCGGCCTCATCTCCAAGTTACAAGTCAATTACAACTCGGTTTTCACGTTCATCTCGGATTCAGCCAACACCCCTGCACGGTTTTGGCGATATCTCCCTCATACGGATTCAGAATGAGGTGATCTTGGATGTGTTGAAATCGTGACGATGAGGCACATCTTTTGGTTCAGGTACCAGCTCCAGACACCTTGTGGATCATTCTGTGTGACCATGGGAAGGTGCTGCGATACCTATTTTGGGCCTTTTTCAGGTTTTGTATCATGTCAGGCCTTAAGCCCAAGTTGTGGGTGGCCCCCTGGTCGCCCCCAACCTTAGGACGCCCCCTTCTCCTTTAAACTTAGTAGCCGCCGCCatttagacttgggttttgtttagttcttgtgttttccttcgagaaacagagattgattcgttgtaactgtggcgacaagtccttttacagtgatccaggggcccccattcttgatctcctccactgtgtcgattagtcctttggaatcgagttctcaAACCCTCTTTGATTCGCTTCATtcatatttgcaatatcagattgcgtgtttacatcttattgcttgtgttcttcgattcgcttgcaggaaaagccttctcggcgaggtcaatcaagttgtgcttggttgataaccaatgaAGCAGTGGTGTAATGGTTGCTTGACTTCGAATCGTGCTGATTAGAAGCTAGATCGCCAGTGTCACACACTacaccaatcgaatttacctctacctctcggaagatagGGCCTAGTTCTTATCAGCACCCGGCCATCGAGTCGACGACCTGGTCGATGCGTGGTAGAGGAAAGGGGTCCTTAGGGCAGTGTTTGTTAAGGTCGGTATattcaacacacattctccattcaccatttttcttttttacaaggactgggtttgccagccaATCTGGGTGTTCGACTTCTCTGATGAAACCAGCGGCTAGGAGCTGGGTTacttctaccctaatagcctcctttcGATCCTGCGCGAAGCGACGAAGCCATTGCTTGACGGGCTTTGCCTTCTTGTCCAGATCTAAGGAGTGCTCATCCTCCTCCCTTGGGACTCCTGGCATGTCAGATGGCTTCCATACAAAGATGTCCCAATTCTCctggaggaaggaggtgagTGCGCCTTCCTACGCCGTGTCGAGGTTGGCCTCGATCACGGCAGTCTTGTGCGGTTCGTCGTCCCGGAGGACGATGGTCTTGGTTGCCACGGCTGGCGTGAGATGTGACTCGGAAGTCGACTCCTTGGCAGGAATGAGCTATTGATCCTCTGGGAGGTTCTTTGCTGCCTGGGCAACAAGAACCGAGTTCCTGGATCATTCCAGGGTGTCGGAGAGTTCGATGTTCTTGGCTTCGCATGCGTAGGAAGTCTGGAAGTCTCCGTAGACCGAGAGGACCCCCTTTGGAGCTGGCATCTTCAAGAGAAGATACGTGTGGTTGGGGATCACCATGGACTTGGCGAGGGAGGGTCTTCCCAGGATGGCGTGATAGGAGGTCTCGAACTCAGCGACCTCGAAGTTGACGTACTCGGTGCGGTAGTTGTCGCAGGTGACCGGCAGGGTGGCCCGGGCGACCGGAGTCAACCCGGCTCCGaggatgatgccgtagaaggcctgGTCGGATGGGACCAGGGATGCCATGTCATAGCCCTCGCTCTGCAGCGTGCTGGCGAAGATGATGTCTAGGGCGCTGCCACCGTCGACGAGTACTTTGGCCAGGCGGACCTGGCTTACCACTGGGCTGGCCACGAGGGGTGTGGCAGAACctcctgaattatcccggctcaagtgcgcaggccattgCCATAAAGacaacaccagctcaaacgcacttcaaacggaacaatccttggtctgtcgggtaacgtcccgatacaaccaccggttctcggatcgaacaagcataccccacacgaaggcgagtccagagatattacaaccacaatttttcaatcacaggcataaaagttattacaattTTTCAATCACAAGACCATCCttagtaaagcagttatacaagccataactaaaagtttagagtttaaaacagcggaagataaaacacgacggctacacacgtcgcaaaagtataccaggctagcccaagcatggtatcactcgtcatagtcattgccggtcgcagacgtatcccactctacgaaccagccaggaggcaacgagcaaggataggtcaagctagcgatttgctcctcaaaactcatacctaaaAAAGgggttcaacagcaaggctgagtattctaatactcagcaagacttaaccgacaacgggtataagtagcccactttagctagactatgcaaggtttgcgaggctctggttttccttttttgctgaaaagcaataaagagtaggtccttactttcaagttttagctttcaagattctagttgattaactattctatgtaagcaactactatccaatcatggtagaaaactaagcaaacatcaagattgataagtaatattgttgctcttattactctgtgtggcaaagggatcaagcagtcccaaactgtgagaagcagacaattcgaatcgaatttcttaacctggccaggcaaacctaacacacacgtctggaacaccgtcgggtcgttcccaaacaaccgttgacctttctttccggcttgtggatagggtcactctccccgactacagggctccaaggtccacccttctacgaggtccacccttgtctcttgaagtcgcagtgttgatcaacaataacatttaaaaacctatctctaaagagagagtgaaaggtatatccactccccggtccaatcggctactaggcttgccgcgtaccatatttacggcatgtggctaatactttcaaaaacttaaccaccgctaccacacaccgcgaccttagcaagttcatcaacacagatggggtcTCACCAAAGATCATGaaatcgaacacgaccccgtccgtcgtccttatattgatacagaaagtaaacaagcaattcctataaagctcgcgagtgacaggcaatcactcgacttttaccggtcctacaaGCTTATCAAGtaatcgaactcaggtctagtgttcagtacataggttcctaggatcatgcatctagggtttcaattcaaatcctaagaactgtaaatgcataagcaagtaataacagtaaatgataataatttgaaatataggttatgtccggggcttgccttctcggtagtctctaactatttcagctctaggctcttccgaactttggttcggggcttcagttagttcagcggcgttcacctagacttctggatcacctccgtcagactccgggatcagctcgtacgtcccgtccgacaaagcagtcgtatctatatgtaatgcaagaacagtattataaacacacttgagcaatcatttatagagtagttaaatatcaatactaactacacaaggcatcatgatcaacagcacaaatgaagtttactaacttcataaacaagtgggggtgatttcctatagcaattaaatctaggtttgctaataaattaacaactcaGAGCATGATCAGTAATAAAAGTagaaaaaattaccctaaacagaacatgaacatagtAAGCTACCCCGTAaaattcatgccaaaacatgaagccatttaatcacaacaattcattcattcagacagcacctagaacaagcttgaattatacaggtcaaactagaacaAAGAAGaacctcaaaatttaacaggaggtcgacacagaaaataactagctactgtaaaattttcatgattttatctacaaataaataattatgtgaaaataaacaaaacagaacaacagattaggaagattcatttttagctcctgttctagtcatgaactaatGCTCcaacttcatggacaagctaagctactcaagaagaacatgcagaaatattttcatgatttattaccataattaaagtctattaaaaaggattaaataaaataaatagctatacatgagaactgaccacgaaatttttatagaaatactagtgTCACATGACTAAAACACCATAAAAATGTCAGAGCAAGACAAGCTTTcaatcatcagataagaaaaatattaaataactagtctttatttacctagtgacacaaaacaacttgtacatcaaaaatttgcaacaaaagcctaacatattatgattctactgcatagatctcttcaagaggaatccaaaacatcaagatttgctattttacaaattttctatgaattgatattgaatttcaaagtttacagaaAAACATAGCAAAGAAgtccctatagcactattccACTGAGTCACTGACAACGCAGATAGCCCCTtggggtttttcaaattcaaacaccGAAGTCCTTggtcgggtcagagaggggaggcggggtttgaccggccgttttcGGCGCctaggctcaccggcggcgagggatggGTTGGGGGAAATGGAGTAGAGGTCGATGCGCACCTcttggtgcttggaatcgaggctagggtggtcggagatggggtgtcgacggtgagcggcggcttgcggtgctcggagcacggcggcggggtaacTCCGGTGGGTTTTGGGCGACGAGAAGCGGCTGGGAAGCTGCGCTAGGacgaggcgcggctaatggtgggggctattggggtggagcgggtctgtggtggcggctccgcggcggaggtgagctcgccggggttcggtgggtgacggcggcggcgttctgtggCGTGGGAatgaggagagagcaaaagggtGAGAGGAATCGCATTTTGGGGCTTTTGTAGTGCTCATGCGCGCGAGAGGAGAGAGCGGCGGCCTCTGCAGTGGGCGTGCCACcgtggcggcgaggtggcagccggcgggctgctctgggcggcgtggcaaggCGAGGAGGCACCAGCGCAAGCAAAGGAGGGCGGTGGGGAGCAACAGGGCGACGCGTGGCCAGAGCTAGCAGGCGGAGGTGGCCTCCCGGCCGTTTCACAGCGGCGGGCGCTGCGCCGCTGTctgccggcggcgtggagcagAGAGCCAGcaggctggaggaaggggataaggACCTAAGCGCTATTTCCAAAATTTtcagggaccccactgtaaaacagcgataacttttaaaataaggctcaaatgaaagagtgcccaacatgaaagttgttcaacttttcaagatctacaactttgatgttgtgcaaaaatttatttgatcaaaggatagagagctaattttgaaaacaaagaaaggaatttgaattcaaaggaacttgtctttttcaatgaaatttcacttcaaacttgggctgatttgaaaagttccctgccatgtaatgattacaccacattttgcaaaaacaccctccacaaaagctataattgcacacccaattcaaatatatctacagaaaggaccttgcataaaatcataattacacatataaccttttataattacaaaaagatccttattcaaacaattaagcacatgatgcatacaatcaatacacaattactgtgcagacacctagggtgtcacaaggGGGTAGGCACCCGGCCTAGGCAGGTGGACCCAGTGGTCGCGGCGGTCGAAGGTGATCAGCGTCTCCGACAACCGGAGGGGTTCAACCGGGTGTTTGAACACCAGGTTGACTTCTCGGTCATCCAGCTTGAGCTTGCGCCGGCATGATGGCTTGCTTGGGCCGCCGTATATGAAGTTGAcggccctgtcttcttcctggaAATTCCCTGGGGAATCTTCCCTCTGCTCGTCGTCATCTCGCCTGGGCGAGTTGCGCCCTCGTGGGCACGCCCGGGTGGTTCTGGAACCACCCGGCCTGTCGCGGTCGTCGCAGCGGGGTCGGTTGGGGTCATCGTCCTTGATGACGCCGTTGGAGAGTGCTCGGCACTCCCGGGCAGTGTGGTTTGCGTCCTTGTGCCAAGGACACTTGTCATCCAGGAGCTGATCCTGGTCCGCTTGGTTGAGGGTGGAGCGGAACTGGGATTTTTTGGGGATGGCGATGGTGTTCTCGGGGCCACGCTTGCGGTGCCGGTTCTTGGACGACTCGGCGCGGTCGTGTTTCTTCCCGTGGTGGGGTGGTCGCTCATGGCGGCGGCATTTCGAGCGGTTGTCCCGCAGAGGGGGATGCTCGGAGTAGTCGTTCTTGTGCCGGTGGCGAGCCCGCTCGGCTTCCTCCATGTCggcgtgcttgttgacgacCGTTATATTGTCGCCCACGGTCTTGGGGTAGGTCTGGAACATCTTCCTCCACAATTCGATGTTGTGGAGGCCTTCATTGAAGTAGTGGATGACATCCCTGTCATCAGCTTCCATAATAGTATTACGGTTAGCAAAATACCTCTTGATGTAGTCGTGGAGGGACTCGTCCGGTTGTTGCACAACGCTGGCTAGATCCCATCTGTTTTTGGGACCCGGGCAAGATGCCTGGTAGTACTGGATGAAGGCGTTGCAGAGATCCTGCCAGCTATTGATGGAACCAGTGAGAAGCGCCTCGAGCCAGTTGAGAGCTTGGGGGCCCATCATGACCGGGAAGTAGGCGGCCATGATGTCATTGTCGCCGCGCGCAGCTCGGACAGCGATGGAGTAGGTGCACAGCCATGTCTTGGGGTCCGACTCGCCATCGTACTTCTCGATCCCGGTAGGTTGAAGGTGGCGGGCCACTGGATGGCCCGGAGCCGACGAGAGAAGGCGGAGAAACCGTCAAGGTCATTGCCGGGGTCATTGTCGCGGCGGGGACGTCGTGGGCGGTTATCGCCCCGACGGCCGCGGTTCAGGTAGTCGATGTCGGAGTCGTCGTGTTCCTCGTCATACTGGTCACGTCGCTCTCGCTCGGCGGCATCGCATTGGCGGTGACGGTTGTTGATGCGCTGACGCAGGTCTTGCTGGTTGACTCGGAGGCGGAGGTCGCCTTGGTTGACCTCTCCGTCGTCGCCATGGGATCGTGTCGAGTGATGACTTGACTGGGCGCAGTAGGCCGAGTTGTCCTCGCGCAGCTGCTGGGCTTGCGTGGCGGCCACATGCAGGCGAGCACGAGCCTTGACGATCTCGGGGGTCTCCTGAAGACCCTCAAGCACTTGGAACACTGCGGCGAGGTTGGCTGACGGCATGGCGAAGACATCTTGGCCGTTGTAGTTGAGGACGAAGACGGCGTCGAGGTTGCGAGGCCGGATCAATCAGCGTCGATTCCTGGGATTGCGGCGTTCGGCATTTTCCAGATCGCGGTTGGCCCGATCGATGGCCTCGTCGTTGCGCCTCATGTCGGCGCGGACCTCGTTGCGGCGGAGTCATTGGGCCTTCTCCTCGTCAGTCTCGTTTTCACGAGTGTCAGAGTCGTCAGAGACGATGAAGATTCGGTGATGCTCCGTCGCAGAAGAGCAGTTGGGCGGGAGGGTGAACGAAGCGTGTTGGAAGCCAAGTTCCTCTCCCGAGGTCGGGTCAGATCTGATCTGTCCGAAGGTAGCCGGGTCGAGTAGTCACACTCAGATCTGGTCCGAATATACTACAGCAGCGTTGCGGAGCCCGAAGGGGATCCAATCCAAGTTGTCGTGGTGATGGAGTGCGTCCTCGCCGAGCCTGATGTACTCGGCAATGGATTTGCCGACTTGATCTATCTGATAGATAAGATCGTCAGCTAATCTGGCTGGACGACGGGTCGTCTTGGAAGAAGTGATCATTGCGGAGTCCGCCTCGGGTTTGGGAACCCTAGGCGAGGCAGATCTCGGAGTGACTAGATCAGATCTGGTTTGGTAGGAGCATTGCCGAGTTCACGGATTACATGGTCGGGGTCATCTCGATGGCGAAGCATGAATTCGCCGAGTCGAATGCACTCGGCGATGGATCTACTAACGCAATCTATTTGGTAGATCAGATCGTCAGCAGACTCATCAGGGCAATAGGTCACCCTGGTTGGCGTGGCCGCCACGTCGTGGCTCTCGGATTCGGGAATTCGAGATGCGGCAGGTGCTTGGGGGGTTAGATCGGATCTAACCCCGACGAAGACATTGCCTCCGGCGGCAAGAGAGCCGGAAGCGGGGTTCCTGAGAACCATGACCTCCGGGAAGCTTccgaaggtgaaggagaagccgACTATCGCCTCTATCTGGGTGGTGACGCTGGCGGAGAAGACAACGCCGGTGTTGGCTGCCATTGAACTCGACGTATGAGccctgagtcccctacctggcgcaccaactgtcggattgttattccggccagtccaccaggggtgtacccggcggtagagtttcaggatgggcatctcaggaccaagagctcaaTGGTAACACGAAGATGCAGGGACTTAGACAGGATGGAGCCGCaatgagcgtaataccctacgtcctatgttcagggttgtattagggtttgcagAATGCTGCGAAAAGTGGAGAGAGTCTATGGGTCGGCCTACatctcctttatatagaccaggaggcgtaggggtacaaggaatgatatactcaggttgttttacaaggaagaaggtcggttaagatccctagatatccgggtcTCTAGTTAGAGCCTCTTGTCCTGATCCTCTGAGGATCCTCTTTGCGCACAGCCGAGTCCCGTATGCCGAGTAGTTGTAGCCGAGTCACCAAGCAGGGTAGTCTCCCgggttcggggaccccactcggtAGGGAGGTATGTAGATCTACCTCCGTTAGcagggttacccgtctttatcgGGGGCCTTCTACTAGAGCAACCGTTACGAGAATGGACGATGAACCCTTAAACaaatgaataacttaagaatactaaaccaagaacttaacagaagatgaactccggatacttactcaaatgATTCGTACCTGTCGAggtacaagacgaagagaggccgacacgtctggctcttctccgatccttcTCGTCGCACACTCCCTCTACTCTAATGATACTAGTGGAGTcctactactacttctccaacaAGTGAATGGAGTGGTGAATGGTGTCTTTGAGAGGGTGTgtggaggccccttttatagctccaagggtcggttcccgccatcgaCAAATATGGGAACACTGCAAACCGCCTTCTAGAGGATAAGAACGACGTTCCCGCCACAACTCAGCGTGAGATCCTTCCATGTGGGG
Proteins encoded:
- the LOC120669252 gene encoding uncharacterized protein LOC120669252, which translates into the protein MPSANLAAVFQVLEGLQETPEIVKARARLHVAATQAQQLREDNSAYCAQSSHHSTRSHGDDGEVNQGDLRLRVNQQDLRQRINNRHRQCDAAERERRDQYDEEHDDSDIDYLNRGLARHLQPTGIEKYDGESDPKTWLCTYSIAVRAARGDNDIMAAYFPVMMGPQALNWLEALLTGSINSWQDLCNAFIQYYQASCPGPKNRWDLASVVQQPDESLHDYIKRYFANRNTIMEADDRDVIHYFNEGLHNIELWRKMFQTYPKTVGDNITVVNKHADMEEAERARHRHKNDYSEHPPLRDNRSKCRRHERPPHHGKKHDRAESSKNRHRKRGPENTIAIPKKSQFRSTLNQADQDQLLDDKCPWHKDANHTARECRALSNGVIKDDDPNRPRCDDRDRPGGSRTTRACPRGRNSPRRDDDEQREDSPGNFQEEDRAVNFIYGGPSKPSCRRKLKLDDREVNLVFKHPVEPLRLSETLITFDRRDHWVHLPRPGGSATPLVASPVVSQVRLAKVLVDGGSALDIIFASTLQSEGYDMASLVPSDQAFYGIILGAGLTPVARATLPVTCDNYRTEYVNFEVAEFETSYHAILGRPSLAKSMVIPNHTYLLLKMPAPKGVLSVYGDFQTSYACEAKNIELSDTLE